In Canis lupus baileyi chromosome X, mCanLup2.hap1, whole genome shotgun sequence, one DNA window encodes the following:
- the TCEAL4 gene encoding transcription elongation factor A protein-like 4, with product MEKLCNENEGMTENQGKMEYKEQPQDVEEPEVDCTLENQEKLENERKTEDEEILKDKEKSESMTKPKDGKPAENEGKPAESEGKPAESEGKPAESEGKPAESEGKPAESEGKPAESEGKPVESEGKPKEEGKPVSEGKPKEEGKPVSERKPKEEGKPVSEGKPKEEGKPVSEGKPKEGKLVSEGKPKEENLESEGKPVNEEKPKEEKPAIEPRAAGKRPAGDDVPRKAKRKTNKGLAQCLKEYKEAIHDMHLSNEEMIREFDEMARVEDEVKKTRQKLGGFMWMQKSLQDPFHPRGPRELRGGCRAPQRGFEDIPFV from the coding sequence ATGGAAAAACTCTGCaatgaaaatgaaggaatgaCTGAGAACCAAGGAAAGATGGAATACAAAGAACAGCCACAGGATGTGGAAGAACCCGAAGTAGATTGTACTCTGGAAAACCAGGAAAAgttagaaaatgagagaaagacagaagatgAGGAAATACTAAAGGataaagaaaagtcagaaagtaTGACAAAGCCAAAGGATGGAAAGCCAGCGGAGAACGAGGGAAAGCCAGCGGAGAGCGAGGGAAAGCCAGCGGAGAGCGAGGGGAAGCCAGCGGAGAGCGAGGGGAAGCCAGCGGAGAGCGAGGGGAAGCCAGCGGAGAGCGAGGGGAAGCCAGCGGAGAGCGAGGGAAAGCCAGTGGAGAGCGAGGGAAAgccaaaagaagaaggaaaaccgGTGAGTGAGGGAAAgccaaaagaagaaggaaaaccagtgagtgagagaaagccaaaagaagaaggaaaaccagTGAGTGAGGGAAAgccaaaagaagaaggaaaaccagTGAGTGAGGGAAAGCCAAAAGAAGGAAAGCTAGTGAGTGAGGgaaagccaaaagaagaaaacttagaGAGTGAGGGAAAGCCAGTGAATGAGgaaaagccaaaagaagaaaagccagcCATCGAACCAAGGGCTGCAGGAAAGCGCCCAGCTGGGGATGATGTACCCAGGAAGgccaaaagaaaaaccaacaaggGGCTGGCTCAGTGCCTCAAGGAATATAAGGAGGCCATACACGATATGCATTTGAGCAATGAAGAGATGATAAGAGAATTTGATGAGATGGCCAGGGTAGAGGATGAGGTGAAGAAAACCAGACAGAAATTGGGGGGGTTTATGTGGATGCAAAAAAGTTTACAGGACCCCTTCCACCCGAGGGGCCCAAGGGAACTGAGGGGTGGGTGCAGGGCCCCACAGAGGGGCTTTGAAGACATTCCTTTTGTGTAG